In Legionella sp. PATHC035, a genomic segment contains:
- a CDS encoding LPS-assembly protein LptD, translating to MSVCSTLLILLMVIYHALAYSASLINEPVQACVIARDVDLTDAIRAKFAQCLGWQADQSSPICLGSYQPITVAPLASPDEIKIMADRVSFYQDKPSALSGHVEIQQDQRIVNAQTAYVYRDPQSKQITKIEFLGNVHYLEPDKLMIARKATINPQDKSGQTEDVLYRFNMNKHAALLPAWGRASLMQRFPNSDYLLRQATYTTCAPQDKAWDIEAKSIVIDNKKKIGVARHVKLRVHDWPLLYVPYLSFPTTKERKSGFLMPLSGYSNVGGFDLGIPYYWNIAPNYDLTLTPHVYTERNVMLGGEFRYLTTHSVGLVTGSFLPDDAAYRNFLNSHADEFPSFKDKSNNRWFYGFLNTTQLNPNLRLNVNVQQVSDDYYFQDFSTNLALITQRQLLRQADLTYSTEHWTFRGMVQSFQTLHPINETPIADQYERLPQLSARGFYYDLPAQANLNLLGQYDQFFWPTSKRQIRGIDQALETGQFFVGPTSPLMEMPQGPRFHLNPMLSLPQRTSWGYITPSAEFVENYYQVQNNWNDTHTDYNRFIPRFSTQGGLIFDRNYTWLGNSYTQTLEPSLYYLYVPFYNQNQLPIYDTANMIFNFDQLFRTNRFSGFDRIGDANQLSYALTSRWLSESNGIELASLSIGQIKYFTDRKVQLCRNPTGDCVANPLEIGQVSPFYGVSPIASRGTYHFGPFLKILGDYVWDPATSATNNGALNLHYQPKPNAIINVGYTYLYNGDVTSVRNNAGVDNALHQGTVSVSWPMSDRWSALGAYSHNISKDYSMMSLLGMQYDSCCWAVRILGGRTFKSLNSEFSPQYNNNIYLQILLKGLGSVANSDPGSVLNTYIPGYNDPFHR from the coding sequence ATGAGCGTATGTTCCACACTGCTCATTTTACTCATGGTAATCTATCATGCGTTAGCCTATTCTGCTTCTTTGATTAATGAACCCGTACAGGCGTGTGTCATAGCGCGTGATGTCGATTTAACCGATGCGATACGTGCAAAGTTTGCTCAATGCTTGGGATGGCAGGCAGATCAAAGTTCCCCTATTTGTCTTGGCTCGTATCAACCGATCACGGTGGCGCCACTTGCTTCACCTGATGAAATAAAAATCATGGCGGATCGCGTTTCATTTTATCAAGATAAACCCTCAGCTTTAAGCGGACATGTAGAAATTCAGCAAGACCAGAGAATAGTTAATGCACAAACTGCTTATGTGTATCGGGATCCACAAAGTAAACAGATTACAAAAATTGAGTTCTTAGGTAATGTCCATTACCTGGAACCCGATAAATTAATGATTGCTCGTAAAGCAACAATTAATCCTCAGGATAAATCGGGGCAAACTGAAGATGTACTTTATCGTTTCAACATGAATAAGCATGCTGCTTTATTACCCGCATGGGGACGAGCGAGTCTCATGCAGCGTTTTCCTAATTCAGATTACTTATTGCGTCAGGCGACCTATACTACGTGTGCGCCACAAGATAAAGCTTGGGATATTGAGGCCAAATCGATTGTTATTGATAATAAGAAAAAAATAGGTGTTGCCAGACATGTTAAGTTGCGTGTCCATGATTGGCCACTTCTCTATGTTCCTTATTTAAGTTTTCCCACCACCAAAGAACGTAAATCCGGCTTTTTAATGCCTTTATCGGGCTATTCTAATGTAGGGGGTTTTGATCTAGGAATTCCTTATTATTGGAATATAGCACCAAACTATGATTTGACGTTAACACCCCATGTTTATACAGAGCGTAATGTCATGTTGGGTGGTGAGTTTCGCTATTTAACGACCCACAGTGTGGGTTTAGTCACGGGTAGTTTTCTACCAGATGATGCAGCGTATCGGAATTTTCTGAATAGTCATGCAGATGAGTTTCCTTCATTTAAAGACAAATCAAACAACCGATGGTTTTATGGGTTTCTTAACACCACGCAATTAAATCCTAATTTGCGGCTCAATGTGAATGTTCAACAGGTTTCTGATGACTATTACTTTCAGGATTTCAGTACTAACCTGGCTCTAATTACCCAGCGGCAGTTATTGCGACAAGCCGATTTAACGTATTCAACGGAGCATTGGACGTTTAGAGGTATGGTTCAAAGCTTTCAAACCTTACATCCGATTAATGAGACGCCCATTGCTGATCAATATGAACGCTTGCCGCAATTATCTGCTCGTGGGTTTTATTATGATTTGCCGGCACAGGCGAATTTAAATCTATTGGGACAATACGATCAGTTTTTTTGGCCAACATCAAAGCGACAGATTCGTGGAATAGACCAAGCTTTGGAAACCGGCCAATTTTTTGTAGGTCCAACCTCTCCACTAATGGAAATGCCCCAAGGTCCACGATTTCATCTAAATCCCATGCTTTCTTTACCCCAAAGAACCAGTTGGGGATATATTACGCCGTCAGCTGAGTTCGTCGAAAATTATTATCAGGTGCAAAATAATTGGAATGATACTCATACGGACTATAATCGCTTTATCCCACGTTTCAGCACTCAGGGTGGTCTAATTTTTGATCGGAACTATACTTGGCTGGGGAATTCCTACACGCAAACTTTAGAGCCCAGTTTATATTATTTGTATGTTCCATTTTATAATCAAAACCAACTGCCTATATACGACACTGCTAATATGATTTTTAATTTTGATCAACTTTTTAGAACCAATCGCTTCTCAGGGTTTGATCGAATTGGTGATGCGAATCAATTATCTTATGCACTCACATCCAGGTGGTTATCAGAAAGTAATGGAATTGAATTGGCCAGTCTTTCAATTGGGCAAATTAAATATTTCACAGATAGAAAAGTTCAGCTATGTCGTAACCCAACGGGTGATTGTGTTGCTAATCCTCTTGAAATTGGACAAGTGTCTCCATTTTATGGTGTTTCTCCAATCGCTTCGCGAGGAACTTATCATTTCGGTCCATTTTTGAAAATCCTGGGTGATTATGTATGGGATCCGGCTACTTCAGCAACAAATAATGGTGCTTTAAACTTGCATTATCAACCTAAACCAAATGCAATTATTAATGTAGGATATACCTATTTATATAATGGGGATGTGACCTCTGTCAGGAATAATGCAGGGGTAGATAATGCCTTACACCAAGGGACCGTCTCCGTCTCCTGGCCAATGAGTGATCGATGGAGTGCGCTGGGGGCATACAGTCACAACATCAGTAAGGACTACAGTATGATGTCCCTATTGGGGATGCAATATGATAGTTGCTGCTGGGCTGTGCGAATTTTGGGTGGAAGAACCTTTAAAAGTTTGAATTCGGAATTTTCGCCCCAATATAACAACAATATCTATTTGCAAATCTTATTAAAAGGCTTAGGATCAGTTGCAAACAGCGATCCCGGAAGTGTATTGAATACGTATATCCCAGGATACAATGATCCATTTCATCGTTAA
- a CDS encoding peptidylprolyl isomerase, translated as MYKKIALVCILFASVAVAEAKQVLDKVVAVVNNGVITESELNKQVELTRKQILAQKMQVPAPAVLRKQVLQHLIDVNVQLQMAKQHGLTVDDTELNQAIEKIAAMNHATLTQLREEIARQGMSWNEYRENIRKEMLLSHLQQKAVGRDAMVTNEQVEQYLKTEGGIVDRTALTYHLQNIVIPLTEEPTSEEVKKAKSKAEFLLTKIKKGDDFSRLAIENSSGEFALEGGDLGDRHLAELPELFAKEVVNMKVGQVVGPLRAGNGFQLIKLVSIGGENQHHIITKTHVRHILLKPDPSMLPEDSKKQVNNIYQQVKAGKDFALMAKQYSLDSASAVKGGDLGWVAPGVLVPEFEKVMDKLAVNEISPPVKSQFGWHIIQVLGRKQEDDSEAFKKQKVRQFLQQRKFAEAVQNWQQHIRSDAYINIIEKELA; from the coding sequence ATGTATAAAAAAATAGCCCTTGTATGCATATTGTTTGCTAGCGTTGCTGTGGCAGAGGCAAAACAAGTATTAGATAAAGTGGTTGCAGTCGTTAATAATGGAGTGATCACCGAGAGTGAACTGAACAAACAAGTTGAATTAACGAGAAAACAAATTCTTGCTCAAAAAATGCAGGTTCCTGCTCCCGCTGTGCTGCGTAAACAAGTACTTCAACATTTAATTGATGTTAATGTGCAACTGCAAATGGCAAAACAACATGGCCTGACTGTAGATGATACAGAACTTAACCAGGCGATTGAAAAAATTGCAGCGATGAATCATGCCACTCTGACACAGCTGCGCGAAGAAATTGCGAGACAAGGCATGAGCTGGAATGAATATAGAGAAAATATTCGTAAAGAAATGCTTCTTTCGCACTTACAGCAAAAAGCGGTAGGAAGAGACGCGATGGTGACGAATGAACAAGTGGAGCAGTATCTTAAAACGGAAGGTGGGATAGTCGATCGCACAGCACTTACCTATCATCTACAAAATATAGTTATTCCACTCACTGAAGAACCCACCTCAGAGGAAGTAAAGAAAGCCAAAAGCAAAGCAGAATTCTTGTTGACGAAAATAAAGAAAGGTGATGACTTTAGTCGATTGGCTATAGAAAATTCAAGTGGCGAATTTGCACTCGAAGGCGGGGATTTAGGTGACCGACACTTAGCTGAGTTGCCGGAATTATTCGCAAAAGAAGTCGTGAACATGAAAGTGGGGCAAGTAGTTGGTCCATTACGTGCAGGTAATGGCTTTCAGCTAATTAAACTGGTTTCGATTGGCGGTGAAAATCAGCACCATATTATTACAAAGACTCATGTTCGCCATATTCTTTTAAAACCCGATCCAAGTATGCTGCCTGAAGATTCAAAGAAACAAGTAAACAATATTTACCAACAAGTAAAGGCTGGTAAAGATTTTGCGCTCATGGCAAAGCAATATTCCTTGGATTCAGCAAGCGCTGTAAAAGGTGGTGATTTAGGTTGGGTTGCACCTGGAGTATTAGTTCCCGAATTCGAAAAAGTTATGGATAAGCTGGCGGTAAATGAAATTAGTCCTCCTGTTAAATCACAATTTGGCTGGCACATTATTCAGGTACTTGGCCGTAAGCAAGAAGATGACTCAGAAGCTTTTAAAAAGCAGAAAGTACGACAGTTTTTACAACAACGTAAGTTTGCTGAAGCAGTACAAAATTGGCAGCAACATATTCGTTCAGATGCGTACATTAATATTATCGAAAAGGAACTGGCGTGA
- the pdxA gene encoding 4-hydroxythreonine-4-phosphate dehydrogenase PdxA: MKPLLISSGEPAGVGPDLCLALAEYDYPIVILGDLAVLEARAKELNRTVSFNVYQSGHSVETKSGHLSVIPVNCPSNVQSGCLNPKNAAYVIELLHKAAVLCERGEFSALVTAPVHKANINEAGIPFSGHTEFFAQYYKADDVVMMLACHEMKVALVTTHLPLYKVPEAITSDLIVKVISQVHQSLIRDFGIQDPCIKVAGLNPHAGESGYLGREEIEVITPALLLLKRMGINVKGPLPADTLFIKNHLSDCDVFVAMYHDQGLPVIKYADFHNAVNVTLGLPIIRTSVDHGTALELAGKNLLDAGSMLAAVDMAKSMALSRMKS; encoded by the coding sequence GTGAAGCCACTACTGATTAGCAGCGGAGAGCCAGCAGGTGTTGGCCCAGATTTATGCTTGGCTCTGGCAGAATATGATTATCCAATAGTGATTCTAGGTGATCTGGCTGTTTTAGAAGCAAGAGCAAAAGAATTAAATCGAACTGTTTCTTTTAATGTATATCAGAGCGGACACTCTGTTGAAACGAAGAGTGGTCATCTATCAGTGATTCCGGTCAACTGTCCAAGCAATGTCCAAAGTGGATGCCTCAATCCTAAAAATGCTGCTTATGTGATTGAGTTGCTTCATAAGGCTGCAGTTTTGTGTGAACGCGGTGAGTTTTCCGCATTAGTTACAGCACCAGTGCATAAGGCAAACATTAACGAGGCTGGTATTCCATTTAGTGGGCACACTGAGTTTTTTGCACAATATTACAAAGCAGATGATGTCGTGATGATGTTGGCATGTCATGAGATGAAGGTAGCTTTAGTTACTACCCATCTTCCCTTATATAAAGTACCCGAAGCAATTACTTCAGATTTAATAGTTAAGGTTATTTCTCAGGTACATCAGTCATTGATTCGAGATTTTGGTATTCAAGATCCCTGCATTAAAGTAGCTGGTCTAAATCCGCATGCTGGGGAATCTGGATATTTGGGGCGAGAAGAAATTGAAGTGATTACTCCCGCCTTGCTGTTGTTAAAGAGGATGGGTATTAATGTTAAAGGTCCTTTACCTGCGGATACTCTGTTTATTAAGAATCATTTAAGTGATTGTGATGTTTTTGTTGCTATGTATCACGACCAAGGATTACCTGTTATTAAGTACGCGGACTTCCACAATGCGGTCAATGTAACTTTAGGATTGCCAATAATAAGAACCTCAGTAGATCATGGAACCGCTTTGGAACTCGCTGGTAAAAATTTATTGGATGCAGGTTCAATGCTTGCTGCTGTCGACATGGCTAAGAGCATGGCTTTATCAAGGATGAAATCATGA
- a CDS encoding dihydrofolate reductase: protein MISLIAAIDEARGLGFNNQLLCHLPADLQHFKSITMGKPIIMGRKTFASIGKPLPGRLNVVLSRSIPSIEGVLLCDSLENALIKTHEFPEIMIIGGAELFTEAMSKATRLYITRIHHQFTADVFFPEIDLSIWHCQDKQFRPHDEKNKYDMTFYIYERNN, encoded by the coding sequence ATGATTAGTTTAATTGCTGCAATTGATGAAGCACGAGGGCTAGGCTTCAACAACCAATTGCTTTGCCATTTACCTGCTGATTTACAACATTTCAAATCCATAACTATGGGTAAACCCATTATTATGGGAAGAAAAACGTTTGCTTCTATAGGAAAGCCTTTGCCAGGAAGATTAAATGTAGTCTTAAGCCGAAGTATCCCTTCAATTGAAGGTGTGCTCCTATGCGATTCTTTAGAAAATGCGTTGATCAAAACTCACGAATTTCCTGAAATTATGATTATTGGTGGAGCAGAATTATTCACCGAGGCAATGAGCAAGGCTACTCGTTTATACATCACCCGCATACATCATCAGTTTACAGCAGATGTTTTCTTTCCTGAGATCGACTTATCAATATGGCATTGCCAAGATAAACAATTCAGGCCGCATGATGAAAAAAACAAATATGATATGACGTTTTATATCTACGAACGAAACAACTAA